The Budorcas taxicolor isolate Tak-1 chromosome 5, Takin1.1, whole genome shotgun sequence genome includes a window with the following:
- the MGP gene encoding matrix Gla protein — MKSLLLLSVLAALAVAALCYESHESLESYEINPFINRRNANTFISPQQRWRVKAQERIRELNKPQYELNREACDDFKLCERYAMVYGYNAAYDRYFRQRRGAK; from the exons ATGAAGAGCCTGCTCCTCCTCTCCGTCCTGGCTGCCTTGGCCGTGGCAGCTCTGTGTTATG aatctcatgaaagcctggaatcctatgAAATCA atCCCTTCATTAACAGGAGAAACGCTAACACCTTTATATCACCACAACAGAGATGGAGAGTGAAAGCCCAAGAGAG AATCCGAGAACTCAACAAGCCTCAATACGAGCTCAACCGGGAAGCTTGTGATGACTTCAAACTTTGCGAACGCTATGCCATGGTGTACGGATACAATGCTGCCTACGACCGTTATTTCCGGCAGCGCCGAGGGGCCAAATGA